From the Vibrio vulnificus CMCP6 genome, one window contains:
- the pstB gene encoding phosphate ABC transporter ATP-binding protein PstB codes for MNKFDIENLDLYYGENQALKAINLPIPVRQVTALIGPSGCGKSTLLRCLNRMNDLIEGVKITGKLAMDGEDIYGNVDVADLRIKVGMVFQKPNPFPMSIYENVAYGLRAQGIKDKKHIDEVVERSLRGAALWDEVKDRLKSHAFGLSGGQQQRLCIARTIAMEPDVILMDEPTSALDPIATHKIEELMEELKKNYTIVIVTHSMQQARRISDRTAFFLMGELVEHNDTQVIFSEPSDDRTRGYVNGDFG; via the coding sequence ATGAACAAATTTGATATCGAAAACCTAGACTTGTATTACGGTGAAAACCAAGCGCTGAAAGCGATTAACTTACCGATCCCCGTTCGCCAAGTCACGGCGCTTATCGGCCCATCTGGCTGCGGTAAATCCACCTTATTGCGTTGTCTGAATCGCATGAATGACCTGATTGAAGGGGTAAAGATTACTGGCAAGTTGGCAATGGACGGCGAAGACATCTATGGCAACGTTGATGTGGCGGATCTGCGTATTAAGGTCGGCATGGTGTTCCAAAAGCCAAACCCATTCCCGATGAGCATCTATGAGAACGTGGCGTATGGTTTGCGTGCACAAGGCATCAAAGACAAAAAACACATTGATGAAGTGGTCGAGCGTTCACTACGTGGCGCGGCGTTATGGGATGAGGTGAAAGATCGCTTGAAATCGCATGCTTTTGGTCTTTCTGGTGGTCAACAACAGCGTTTATGTATTGCGCGCACCATTGCGATGGAGCCGGATGTCATCCTAATGGATGAACCGACGTCTGCGCTTGACCCAATTGCGACGCATAAAATTGAAGAGTTGATGGAAGAGTTGAAGAAGAACTACACCATTGTGATCGTTACGCACTCCATGCAACAGGCGCGTCGAATTTCCGATCGCACTGCCTTTTTCTTAATGGGTGAGCTGGTGGAGCACAACGATACTCAAGTGATCTTTAGCGAGCCAAGTGATGACCGCACTCGTGGCTATGTAAACGGCGATTTTGGTTAA
- a CDS encoding sensor domain-containing diguanylate cyclase has product MNFRSFMRKVSATRDHRLLAETMFEYLAELMEVDAMAIFDDPCVNTSLSLRFWSGQPAPLVDFPSSFWQWARQFDTSESLIPLAINTCNWDHRDLLGGNSYIMMLDNFPMLRTYILIQGVKAGSADHIYEKTHDAMQLIAARWQCIRAEKQASLEIKNRDIREAQYIDEINHRERFIDNMKLVQEVALEISNPSTLNDLYRKAVEALRDRLGFDRSTFMLLDMKKRCFNGTYGTDEHGNTVSEFHTQYDLHQLGEEFVTALSSRDTNLVISNETPLYTAGKVVGQGWNLMLILRDGHEPFGWLALDNFIHRKPITSYQKQMLQSFGSLLSQIYIRKRQEQNVRMLHSSMVELSRCTTVSDVCKSAVSFAIQHLGVDRMAVFLTDENCTYMQGTWGTDIQGNVVDESYFFGETQDFALINLARSMPNEVAFEDSVPIYHDCNIVGFGWGAMTLLTSNTNGPIAFIAVDNLLTRSPLTSQLREVIRMFASSLAEVLQRTQAQEAIRELNENLEKEVRKRTQELEEANRQLEVLSKLDPLTRLGNRRMLEHVMESICHSEEEKALAFGLILIDIDHFGLFNNHYGHLEGDIALMRIGHILEHHSNGKEEVFCRIGGEEFVMLMVGSEASGVLQRAECIRQCIEQEQIKHQVNPNGDRLTVSIGVAVDQVQARDLHFDKLYQQADVALYRAKAEGRNRVCSYQSLSVEAI; this is encoded by the coding sequence GTGAATTTCAGGAGCTTTATGCGTAAGGTGTCGGCGACCAGAGACCATAGGTTACTGGCGGAGACAATGTTTGAATATCTCGCAGAACTGATGGAAGTGGATGCGATGGCGATATTTGATGATCCTTGCGTAAATACGTCGTTGTCATTGCGTTTTTGGTCCGGACAGCCAGCACCTTTGGTGGATTTCCCCAGCTCTTTTTGGCAATGGGCGAGGCAGTTTGATACCTCGGAGAGCTTAATTCCTTTAGCCATCAATACCTGTAACTGGGATCACCGTGATCTCCTCGGGGGAAACAGCTACATCATGATGCTGGATAACTTCCCTATGCTGCGAACTTACATTCTGATCCAAGGGGTAAAAGCGGGCTCTGCCGATCATATCTACGAGAAAACCCACGATGCGATGCAGTTGATTGCGGCCAGATGGCAATGTATCCGTGCGGAAAAACAAGCGTCGTTAGAGATCAAAAATCGCGATATCCGTGAAGCGCAGTACATTGACGAAATTAACCATCGTGAACGCTTTATTGACAACATGAAGCTGGTGCAAGAAGTGGCATTGGAAATCTCCAACCCCAGCACGTTAAACGATCTCTATCGTAAAGCGGTTGAAGCGCTGCGAGACAGGTTGGGTTTTGATCGTTCGACCTTTATGTTACTCGACATGAAAAAACGCTGCTTCAACGGTACTTATGGCACCGATGAGCACGGCAACACCGTCAGTGAATTTCACACGCAATACGATCTTCATCAGTTGGGTGAAGAGTTTGTTACCGCTCTCTCTTCACGCGACACCAATCTGGTTATTTCTAATGAAACCCCGCTTTACACCGCAGGGAAAGTAGTCGGGCAGGGGTGGAACTTGATGTTGATTCTACGTGATGGCCATGAACCGTTCGGTTGGCTGGCGCTGGATAATTTTATTCACCGTAAGCCGATCACCAGTTATCAAAAGCAGATGCTGCAATCTTTTGGTTCGCTGCTATCGCAAATTTATATTCGCAAACGTCAAGAACAAAACGTTCGAATGCTTCATTCAAGCATGGTTGAATTGTCGCGTTGCACAACGGTGAGTGATGTGTGTAAATCGGCAGTCTCCTTCGCGATTCAGCATCTTGGCGTTGATCGCATGGCGGTGTTTCTTACCGATGAAAACTGCACTTATATGCAAGGCACTTGGGGGACGGATATTCAAGGCAACGTCGTGGATGAGTCCTATTTCTTTGGCGAGACACAAGACTTTGCTTTGATTAATCTTGCACGTTCAATGCCCAACGAGGTGGCGTTTGAAGACTCCGTGCCGATTTACCATGACTGCAATATCGTCGGTTTTGGCTGGGGGGCAATGACGTTACTGACCAGCAATACCAATGGTCCGATTGCGTTTATTGCGGTGGACAACTTGCTGACTCGCTCACCGCTGACTTCGCAGCTTAGGGAAGTGATCCGCATGTTTGCCTCCAGTCTGGCGGAAGTGTTGCAACGCACTCAAGCGCAAGAAGCGATACGAGAGCTCAACGAAAATTTGGAAAAAGAGGTTCGTAAGCGCACCCAAGAGTTGGAAGAAGCAAACCGTCAGCTCGAAGTGTTATCCAAATTGGACCCACTTACTCGTCTTGGCAACCGACGCATGTTAGAGCATGTCATGGAGTCCATCTGCCATAGTGAAGAGGAAAAAGCGCTCGCGTTTGGTCTGATCCTTATCGATATCGATCATTTTGGCTTGTTCAACAATCATTATGGTCATTTGGAAGGCGATATTGCCTTAATGCGTATTGGCCACATCCTTGAGCACCACAGTAATGGCAAAGAAGAAGTGTTTTGTCGCATTGGTGGGGAGGAATTTGTGATGCTGATGGTTGGCAGTGAGGCCAGTGGCGTTTTGCAGCGTGCTGAGTGCATCCGTCAG